The genomic segment tgtttgtgaaAGAGGCCGTCCGTTCTCTAATCTGAGCTTGAGATGACAGAAAGGAAAAGCTCATGATGACGGTTTTCTAGGAAAACCCTTTCTCGCTGCTTCATGCTCTACTGTTTATGAATGTGATCAACACTTCAGCAGAGCTCCTCTCCATTCTTGTTTTCCGGATACAAGTAGTTTCTATGAGCCTAGAGGAGGATAACAGAGGCTGCATCATTTCTACTGATGCAGAGTAATGATAGAGTCATGGTACCTGTGTTCTGATGCCTGAGAAATGGATTAGTTGAGTGTTGTTGGCAGTCTGACATCTTTATTCAAGCCTGACTGAGCATGGAGAACAAAACCACCCTAAAGACCACAACCGTACCTTACAACAAAAGATTGTACTGTTTGACAAAAAGAGTAGTTGAAGGAAGATTTATGGATTGATTGTGCTGATGATGTGCTCACTGAACAGTTTCGACTTCTGATGTGCGTCACCTTTATGAAGGTGAAAATAGCCTGCTGAAGTTTAGTGGAATCCCCTCTGTGGAGGACAGGCGGAAGACTGGATTTGGACTTTGTAGGGCAGACTTATTACTGTAGAATCTAAACATTCAACAGTTGTTGATCCAAAGTAACACTCAAAGCAGTGATGCTCTTACCTTTCTTCACATGCTGgaaaaagtaaatacaaaaagcaTTAAAAGAACTGATTATAACCCAGTTATCACATAATGTTAATTGTTTTTATAACTTTATTTAATATATTAGCAATAACAATAATGTTTGACAGAttacagagagaaaaaagagtcagtgttttatttggcCTAATGGAAATCTTCAGGCTTCTCATGGAAGGTATCATCATGGACTCTAATATAAAACCAGAAAATATTGAAAGGTCAGCAGAAGTGGACTGCACACTTCTGGAATTAGAGCGAAGGGGTTAGAACAGTCCCACTGCCTGAACGCTGCAGCTTTCTGAGCTCACTGAAATACAGATTGTTGTGTTTCCTTTTAGGGAGCACGGCAGTCCACACTACAGATCCACAACTGGAGGGATTGTGTGAGTTCTTCTATGGCTGActtatctttgtttttctcagtggACTGAGCAGTATGGATGGTGTACCTCTGAGGGTGCCTCAGAGTGCTTCCTTTCAGGAACTAAAATATTCTGTCAGTATGACTGTCCCTGACTACTTCAACATCCTGCAGGAAACAGAGGTgagtgtgtttctctctctgccatggtttttcctttgtgtagaaggaaaaccaaacaaaaccctATGACACTGACAGGCGATAAATTAAAGGAAGAACCTTGGCTCAACATCTCACTTTGtatggttttttttgtatgtatgtGATTAGTACACACTTACTAGCACTGCCAAATAAAGGACAACATTGCTCTTTACAGCTTTATATGAGCATATGAAAGATAAAGGTAAATCTCGGACAAGAATGTGACAGAATGTTACAACTGAGCAGATTCCAGACACAACATCATaggtctctgtccagaagagtgcagtcctatGATCAGCTGAACTGCACAGAACCCTCAAACTGGCAGGTAGAGGGCCTTGCACATACCACTAAAGGATGTACGCTTTAACAGGTACACCGTGGTAGTACTGGTATGAATCTGTCttaggtgctggaaacatttctcagactTTGGTCCATACTGACATGACGTCATAACCCTGCACAGGAGGGTAAGCCACAGAAGATCACTGAAAAGGCTGGACGCTTGCTGAGTGCTACATCGAAGCACTTTAATAGAAAGTAGATTGAATGGGtaggaaaaggaaaaggtggGCATGACAATACAGAACATAGTATAGTCTGTTATCAAGAGGAAGATAAGAAACATCTGACCCCAAAATAAAGACAAGCTGAAGACTGTCATCAAAGCAACCTGGGCTTCAAATCACCTCAAAAGGGCTACAAGGGGATTGTCTCTGTGACACATTAATGCAATAATTAATGGGAGAGCATCCCTATCAAAGTATTTTTCATACTCATTACTGGGTGTACAAATCAACATACTTTCCAGATGTTAGACATTTCTGTATTGTAAATGGTTTTTAGAGTAGTCAGTGCTAATAATCTGAGATGCTAGACGCTACCATAAGTTTCATGAGCCTTACATTAGCCAGTTAAGTGTTGTTTACACTCAACTGGCTAATGTTAGCAAGCCAAAAGActaaaaagtaaagtaaagtaatgaAAAGTCTGTCATCATTGAGTTGAGGTTGAAAATGTAGCTTCAGACCTACAGAAGGACTTACacgatgtttgcatgtttgacAGTATGGATTCAGTCTGGAGAACTGGGTGCTAACTGGGCTGCAAAGTGGCTTTGCCACCCAGCACCAGCTTAACCCCTCTTTCTCTTCATCAAGCCTGCTGTCATCTTGTCCACCATACTGGATGCTGTTTAGCAGCCCACAACAGAATGCCAGTCGACAGAGCTTGGACTTCTGCGAGCCCAGCCCTCGGCAGCGGTCCCACAGCCTCAACTCCTCCATCCTGCGCACCAAGTTTACCATCTCACCTTCAGATGACAAAGAGGACACTACACAGAAAGCCAAGACGAGTTCCATAGTGAAAGTGAGTCCGGGGGAACAGCGTCCTTCTGCAAACTGTCAGCGTGGTCAGAGGAAAGCACAGAAGGCCTTTGTCCCTGACCTGCTGAACCCCCCGGCCTGTCTGAGCAGCCTGCCCCACCAGCGCAGAAAGAACCTGCGTCAGTGTTCACTGTCACTGCTTGACACGCCCACACAACAAGATCCCAACACAGAGACTTATCCCCAGAGCACTTCATCACACACAGCCTCGGACATGAGGATCCCTTACACCAGAACTAGCACAGCCAGCATGGTAAGAGGAACATATTGTGATCAgtaagctgtgtgtgtatgtgtgagtgtgcattTGAAACTTTTCATTGCAGAATGTAATACACAATACAATACAGCTGATGACTGTGATACATTCAGCATCACtatccaggaaaaaaaacaaaactaaattcACACAGCCATCCTTCCAGCTTTACTTTGACTGTGTTTATTGTCATAATTTTAGAATGTGGCTGTTCATTCACGAAGCCATGTGAGTTTGCAGTGTGGCTAAGTCTCAGTAGTCTAGACTATTGAAAGTTCTGTTTCCTAACAGTGTCTGAATATAGCTTGAAGCTCATGGCAGTACCATCACCTGAGCTGCACGGTCAATCTTGAGTATAACTAGAACCAGACAGGCTTAGCATGAAAACAGGTTCACTCTGTTTATAGTCAGGGTTGTGACTATTGAGATGTGTCAGATATTCTCATGGGATTACATTTCTTTTAATGTCAGCAATATTAACTACGAAAGGAAATAAGTTCTTCCTATCCAGCTTTTCTCCATTTtgcattttcaaaatgtttttcatgGATTTGCACTCTAAAAATAATCTGCGTAAAATATGCTCTCTGAATGCAGCCAAGGTGCAAGAGCTTCAAGAGGATTAGCTAGTGTGAATCCTGTATGCTTCTCACTAAAACTGCATGTCAGGTCTACCATGCCCTGTTCTTTCTCAGCCACTCGCTGTACATTCACTGCAGTCTGCCGTTTCTTAGATATTCAGACCAGACACCTGTAGAAACCCCGCTGTCATCTCAGGGCCCTGGGGTTTGTCCTCCTTTGCTTTGGACTCTACAGCAGAACTCCTGTCAGCTCTAAACCCAGAGGAGAGAGAGTTGCTGGAGGCCATCACTGCAAGGGGCTACTCTCTTCATACTGCCATCACTGCTCTTCAGAGGACAGGACAGCAGACCCCAGATGAGGTCAGTGTTATATCCAACAACAAGCCAGTGTTGCTCGGAAACACTTGGTCAACTTTTGGCTCCAGCTGTCGGGATCATACAGTCTGTTCTATGAACACTGATACAGTATAAATACAGCTACTATAAGTCAGTGTAAAAATAGTGGTCACACTTGGGCCTACAGCATTATGGGTCCATGAACCAAACAGAATAAATCTGAAAAGACAAGAAAGGATAGGTGAGAAACAAAGATCAGCCTTAACTATGCACGGATTCAATAGCTTTAAGGAAACAAACTTAGTTCTTCAGCAGCATTTGTTAGTTCTGATACTGGAAGATTAAAGACTAGTGTATTTCATGATTTTACAAAGTTCACACTGATCTGAACTCTCTGCCTTAGTCAGTATGAGGTTCTCTATCATTGGCTTCATCTGCTCACCCCTAACTTTACGTGGCAGATGGGTGCCCCTtcccgagcctggttctgctggaggctcttcccgttaaaagggagtttatatttcccactttcaccaaatttcttgctcatagagggttacatgattgttgttttgttttctctgtattaatgTAGGGTCTTTTCATAATAATATAAAGTACCTTGGggtggctgttgttgtgattttgcactataaatgaaattgaattaaattatcATCTTCTTAATCACAGTAATAAGTAATGCCTTACAGAGCATATTATTGTGTGCCTCTTTGGTTTGGACACTGAGTCACTGTGCTTTGTGTATGTTAGAGCAGAAACAGGGTGAAGTAATGTGTAGATAGTGGATTAGTTTAAGTTAGAGCATTACTAAAGTTTATATACTTTGTAGAGGAACATCCACAGTTTCAAAGGCCTGTAACAGAAAAGATGACATCTTACACATAAGTTCTGACAAAATGGTTGCTTTGGAAGTAAGTTGTTGAGAAACTTCTACAGGAAagttaagttgtttttttttcccaaatcaCTTTAAACTTACTCTCGACTTCACTGAATATTGAAAACAACAGCTGGCCCTAACATAATACTCATCTGGCATCTGGCACACTCATGCACCAGggttgtgtttttgcttttatttatcaaccatctgcaaacaaatggaaaatataaaattacattttacaaaTGAAACTACACATATCTATActactttttaatttatttattacatatatTTACCTGACCCAATGAATCAATCAACTGACTAACAAAAAATGATTTGGCAGTTATTTTgattaattatggagttccaccgGCTTTtgtgctaggaccagttctTTTTACAtcatacatgcttcccttagacATTATCCctagaaggcatagcatacccAGATACCCAACTTTATCTGTCCGTGAACCCAGATAATGCACACCAATTAaattgcaggaatgtcttaaagatgTAAACATATGGACTACCCAAAATTTcttgcttctaaattcagataaaactgaggttattgtattcAG from the Oreochromis niloticus isolate F11D_XX linkage group LG1, O_niloticus_UMD_NMBU, whole genome shotgun sequence genome contains:
- the ubap1lb gene encoding ubiquitin-associated protein 1-like; its protein translation is MDGVPLRVPQSASFQELKYSVSMTVPDYFNILQETEYGFSLENWVLTGLQSGFATQHQLNPSFSSSSLLSSCPPYWMLFSSPQQNASRQSLDFCEPSPRQRSHSLNSSILRTKFTISPSDDKEDTTQKAKTSSIVKVSPGEQRPSANCQRGQRKAQKAFVPDLLNPPACLSSLPHQRRKNLRQCSLSLLDTPTQQDPNTETYPQSTSSHTASDMRIPYTRTSTASMIFRPDTCRNPAVISGPWGLSSFALDSTAELLSALNPEERELLEAITARGYSLHTAITALQRTGQQTPDEILSYLVAFDHLCQLGYDMSQVEEALEMFQNCETKAKEFLHLLNQFNEMGFQKNAIKEVLLVHENHRDRALEELMMRVS